From the genome of Parazoarcus communis, one region includes:
- the alr gene encoding alanine racemase, producing the protein MRPARALIDLEALRHNYRLARSRHGGRAFAVVKANAYGHGAVECARALAAEADGFAVAFLDEALQLRAAGITHPILLLEGVFDAAELDEVVRHQLWTVVHHDPQIEMIESRALSAPLHVWLKVNSGMNRAGFLPDRVRGAWQRLNDTGKVSDIALMTHFARADEPDVATTAEQIAAFDAGTRDLPGLRSLANSSAILGWPDAHRDWGRPGILLYGADPMPEENHGLLPVMTLESQIMAVRDIPAGAVLGYGGRFVAEVPTRVGLVAMGYADGYPRSAPEGTPVAVDGKLTRLIGRVSMDMMTVDLTDLPDAGIGSRVELWGRQISINRIAAGVGTISYELLCNVKRVRFEYLG; encoded by the coding sequence ATGCGTCCCGCCCGTGCCCTGATTGACCTCGAAGCCCTTCGTCACAACTACCGGCTTGCACGATCACGACATGGCGGGCGCGCCTTCGCTGTGGTCAAGGCCAATGCCTATGGGCACGGCGCAGTCGAGTGCGCCCGCGCGCTGGCGGCCGAGGCGGACGGTTTCGCCGTCGCCTTTCTGGACGAGGCGCTGCAACTGCGCGCCGCCGGCATCACCCATCCAATCCTGCTCCTGGAAGGCGTGTTCGACGCGGCCGAACTCGATGAGGTCGTGCGCCACCAGCTGTGGACGGTCGTGCACCACGATCCGCAGATCGAGATGATCGAGTCCCGGGCGCTGAGCGCGCCGCTGCACGTATGGCTCAAGGTCAACTCGGGCATGAACCGCGCCGGCTTCCTGCCCGACAGGGTGCGGGGTGCCTGGCAACGCCTGAATGACACCGGCAAGGTCTCCGACATCGCGCTGATGACGCACTTCGCGCGCGCGGACGAGCCCGATGTCGCCACCACCGCGGAGCAGATCGCCGCATTCGACGCCGGTACCCGCGACCTGCCCGGGCTGCGCAGCCTGGCCAACTCCAGTGCCATTCTCGGATGGCCGGACGCGCACCGTGACTGGGGCCGCCCCGGCATCCTGCTCTACGGTGCCGATCCGATGCCCGAGGAGAATCACGGGCTGCTTCCGGTCATGACGCTGGAGAGCCAGATCATGGCGGTGCGCGACATTCCGGCGGGTGCGGTGCTGGGCTACGGCGGCCGCTTCGTCGCCGAGGTGCCGACACGCGTCGGCCTGGTGGCAATGGGTTACGCCGATGGTTATCCGCGCAGCGCGCCCGAAGGGACGCCGGTCGCGGTGGATGGAAAGCTCACCCGCCTGATCGGCCGGGTCTCGATGGACATGATGACGGTGGATCTGACCGACCTCCCCGACGCAGGCATTGGCAGCCGGGTCGAGCTCTGGGGCCGTCAGATATCGATCAACCGCATCGCGGCGGGTGTCGGCACGATTTCCTACGAGCTGCTGTGCAACGTGAAGCGGGTCCGCTTCGAATATCTCGGTTAA
- a CDS encoding DsbE family thiol:disulfide interchange protein encodes MKAKFLVPLFLFLLLIGFLGFGLTLNPREVPSPLIDKPAPAFRLARLDQPEQTFGLDEMKGQVWLLNVWASWCVACRQEHPVLVELSRRGVVPIVGLNYKEVRGDGEIDARGMALDVETGQAIERARGWLSRHGNPYQLSVMDIDGRVGIDFGVYGVPETFLIDKQGRIRFKQIGPVTPENLKNVLMPKIEELQRAG; translated from the coding sequence ATGAAAGCCAAGTTCCTTGTTCCGCTGTTCCTGTTTCTGCTGTTGATCGGATTTCTCGGTTTCGGTCTCACCCTCAACCCACGGGAAGTGCCGTCGCCGCTGATCGACAAGCCGGCGCCGGCGTTCCGGCTCGCACGGCTTGATCAGCCCGAGCAGACCTTTGGTCTCGACGAGATGAAGGGCCAGGTGTGGTTGCTCAACGTATGGGCGTCGTGGTGTGTGGCCTGTCGTCAGGAGCACCCGGTGCTGGTCGAACTGTCCCGCCGCGGCGTGGTGCCCATCGTCGGCCTCAACTACAAGGAAGTGCGAGGCGATGGTGAAATCGACGCCCGCGGCATGGCACTCGATGTCGAGACCGGGCAGGCGATCGAGCGCGCGCGTGGCTGGCTGAGCCGCCACGGGAATCCCTATCAGTTGTCGGTGATGGATATCGACGGCAGGGTGGGGATCGATTTCGGCGTCTATGGCGTGCCTGAAACCTTCCTCATCGACAAGCAGGGGCGCATCCGCTTCAAGCAGATCGGGCCGGTCACGCCTGAGAATCTGAAAAACGTGCTGATGCCCAAGATCGAGGAGTTGCAGCGTGCAGGCTGA
- a CDS encoding cytochrome c-type biogenesis protein gives MVCAFGSGAMVHAAEPGTATPVVANQALEDEVLELSHKLRCLVCQNQSIAESNAPLAIDLRNQVREQLESGKSKDDVIDYLVERYGDFVLYEPPFKATTMLLWGGPAALLIGGAGWLALRLRRRQAEAAAQENLSTAERDRARALLAGDTPVTADIPSAEEPRS, from the coding sequence ATGGTGTGTGCGTTCGGCAGCGGCGCAATGGTTCATGCCGCCGAGCCGGGTACTGCCACGCCGGTGGTGGCCAATCAGGCGCTCGAGGATGAAGTCCTGGAGCTCTCTCACAAGCTGCGCTGCCTGGTGTGCCAGAACCAGTCGATTGCCGAATCGAACGCGCCCCTGGCGATCGATTTGCGCAATCAGGTGCGTGAGCAGCTTGAAAGCGGCAAGAGCAAGGATGACGTGATCGACTATCTGGTCGAGCGCTACGGTGACTTCGTGCTCTACGAGCCGCCGTTCAAGGCCACCACGATGCTGCTGTGGGGTGGCCCCGCTGCGCTGCTGATCGGCGGCGCGGGCTGGCTTGCCCTGCGGCTGCGCCGGCGTCAGGCTGAAGCTGCCGCTCAGGAAAACCTTTCCACCGCGGAGCGCGATCGTGCCCGCGCACTGCTTGCGGGCGATACGCCCGTAACCGCAGACATCCCGTCTGCCGAGGAGCCCCGTTCGTGA
- the ccmI gene encoding c-type cytochrome biogenesis protein CcmI — protein MITFLIVAGLLVAGALLMVVPPLLGRGRDASVTPAAADAEQAATAMLVLREQLADLDAERAAGGIDDATYVRSRDELERRALDEGKVMAPSASARPARVWAVLVGLGVPVMAAMIYLSVGTPDALNPQKVAGQQTFSPEQIREMVGTLEARLENEPDNVEGWAMLARSWLVLENYPEASKAYARLAELIPDNADVVADWADVVATKNGSIIGEAETLVARALEIDPNHVKSLALAGTGAYQRGDFAAAAALWERILARVPPGQEIEGQLRASINDARERAGLPALAASAGQRMPPAQAVANGEGAADSALKIAGRLDVAPALRDQVLADDTVFVFVRGGAGGPPIAALRFKGSELPLDFSFDGVPRMSGNAPLPETLALAVRVSKSGDVMAKPGDLEGRIDGLAADASGVALTIEKVHQ, from the coding sequence GTGATCACCTTCCTGATTGTCGCCGGCCTGTTGGTGGCCGGCGCCTTGCTCATGGTCGTCCCGCCATTGCTCGGGCGCGGTCGTGACGCTTCCGTTACGCCGGCTGCGGCCGATGCCGAGCAGGCCGCGACGGCCATGCTGGTGCTGCGTGAGCAGCTCGCTGATCTTGATGCCGAACGGGCTGCAGGCGGAATCGACGACGCCACCTATGTGCGCAGCCGCGATGAACTCGAGCGCCGTGCGCTGGATGAGGGCAAGGTCATGGCGCCCAGCGCCAGCGCCCGCCCCGCCCGCGTTTGGGCGGTGCTGGTGGGGCTCGGTGTGCCGGTAATGGCGGCGATGATCTATCTCTCGGTCGGCACGCCGGACGCGCTCAACCCGCAGAAGGTCGCTGGGCAGCAGACCTTCTCCCCCGAGCAGATCAGGGAGATGGTCGGCACGCTCGAGGCCCGTCTCGAGAACGAGCCCGACAACGTCGAAGGCTGGGCCATGCTCGCCCGCTCCTGGCTGGTGCTGGAGAACTACCCCGAGGCTTCCAAGGCCTACGCACGGCTCGCCGAACTGATCCCGGACAATGCCGACGTGGTTGCCGACTGGGCCGACGTTGTGGCAACCAAGAACGGCAGCATCATTGGCGAGGCGGAGACACTGGTTGCGCGTGCGCTCGAGATCGACCCCAACCACGTCAAGTCGCTCGCACTGGCGGGTACGGGCGCGTACCAGCGCGGCGATTTTGCGGCTGCAGCAGCACTGTGGGAGCGCATCCTGGCGCGCGTTCCGCCCGGGCAGGAGATCGAGGGGCAGTTGCGTGCGAGCATCAATGACGCGCGCGAAAGGGCTGGATTGCCTGCACTCGCGGCTTCGGCCGGGCAGCGGATGCCGCCTGCACAGGCTGTGGCGAACGGTGAGGGTGCTGCGGACAGCGCACTGAAGATTGCCGGCCGGCTCGACGTCGCTCCTGCGCTGCGCGATCAGGTGCTGGCGGACGACACGGTGTTCGTGTTCGTGCGCGGCGGCGCGGGTGGACCGCCGATTGCCGCCCTGCGCTTCAAGGGCAGCGAGTTGCCGCTCGACTTCAGCTTCGACGGCGTTCCCCGCATGTCGGGCAACGCACCTCTGCCGGAAACACTGGCGCTGGCCGTGCGGGTGTCCAAGTCCGGTGATGTGATGGCCAAGCCGGGCGACCTCGAAGGACGGATCGACGGCCTGGCAGCGGACGCCAGCGGCGTGGCGCTGACCATCGAGAAGGTGCACCAGTAA